The Echinicola jeungdonensis genome segment CTTAATGATTCTTTCTTCCCTAAATAGCCAGGAACTGGAACAGGCAATTGTACAGGAAGACCATAAAACCATCCAGAAAGTAAAAGGTGTTGGATTAAAAACTGCCCAGAGGATAGTCTTGGAACTGAAAGATAAAATCAAGAAATCGGCACCAGTAGGAGCTGTGGCAGGTGAGGGATTTTTAAATCAAAACAACCAAATCAAGGAGGAAGCCCTCCAAGCATTGGTTACGCTGGGCTTTCCAAAAGCCACTGCAGAAAAAAATATTGCTGCTGTATTGAAAAAATCAGACTCAGAAATTTCATTGGAAGCATTAATTAAAGCATCTTTAAAATCATCTTAATTTCCATTACACTTGATTAACCCAAAACCATATTTTTTTTCAGGTGATAGTTCAAAATATTTTTATACAACAATAATATTGTTGTTTGCTTTATATTTTTTGTCTTCTACAATATCATTTGGACAAGAGACCAATCAAGACAGTACAAAAACCAGGCTGGACTCTCTGGAGGAAAGGCGGACTTTGCCTTCCTTTTTATTATGGGATGATATGGATACCAATCCCCTTTATCCTCTAAATTCCCCCATGAGGAAAAGAA includes the following:
- the ruvA gene encoding Holliday junction branch migration protein RuvA, with protein sequence MIDYLKGRLVTKDPTFLVIDIHGIGYHVKISLNTYSQIKDEEQVMLLTHLHIKEDAHTLYGFKDASEKKLFLDLISISGVGPNTGLMILSSLNSQELEQAIVQEDHKTIQKVKGVGLKTAQRIVLELKDKIKKSAPVGAVAGEGFLNQNNQIKEEALQALVTLGFPKATAEKNIAAVLKKSDSEISLEALIKASLKSS